The nucleotide sequence GGAAAAGACGACAACAATGGTACAGAAGGAGGGGACATCTCTACGGCAAGATTTATGCCTCCGAAGTGGATTCAAGGCTCTTGGACAACCAACAACAAGCAGTTTGGTTATGCCTTTAAAACCGATGACTTTTGCCAAATAACCTTAGGTAATACGAACTGTTTTAAGGAAAAGAATCTGCCAGTTACTAATATAAAAGACCTGAAAACAAATAATACTTATAAGGTTAGCTATAAAATCGGTTCCTATGAACAAGTTTTTGTATTCGAAAAAGAAGGAGATAAGAAGATAAGAGTAACTCATAATGGTCGTGTTGAAGGAAGCTATACCAAACAGTAAATTAGTTGAAATGGGGAGAGCCACACTGTCTATTATAGTATGAAAAGCAATAGAACAAAGTCCTTTACTCATTTAGAGTAAAGGACTTTTATTTACTTAACTCACACAGTTCTTCCACAGTGATATTAAACACCTCAGCGTATTGTTGTAGCGTTTTAGAAGATAGTTTTTTGAATACCGAAGGTTTGGCGTGACGCTTGATAACCCATTGCCAGCGGTGCATAGCATCGGCAAGGACTGCCCAATCCATACGGTTGAGGAGCATATAATACACTATGGGGCTTTTGCGTCCTGCAAGCGCATCGGCTTTTGCTTCGTCAATCTGCTCTTGCAAACGGTTGAGCGAGGCTTCTAAGGCAATGCTCTTCACCTCCCAGCCCGAACTGGATAGGGTGGTGTAGTTGCCTTCGTCATCGGTTACGTAACACAATTCCGTAAAGTCCTGTAAGGCACCTTTTTCCTGAGGTAGTTCGGTCTCTTTCATTCCGTTAGGTTTTTAATTACTAAGTTCATTTCGGCAGTTGCCATAAGAATATCTCCTACAAAGGCATTACAGCGCATCGAGCAGATGTAATACTCATCGGTATCGAAACGAGAAAGCAATTCGGCTTCGGTGCGCACGACCTCTTGTACCTTAGGCAAGGCAAAGAGTTCCAATTTCTTAATCGCACTGATGTAACCTATCACATAGTTCGATGTGTCTTCTATACCAAAGAGAAACTGCCCCACAATTGCCGAACAGGTTTGTGCCATATTCTCAATGAGTCCTACTTCGGCAAACTTCCCCTCTTCCACAAATATGCAAGTAGACTTCACCTCAAACTCAGTAACTACGTGTGTATTACTGATGTCGGTAATGGTATCTACCATTTGCATCGGCGGACGGTGGGGGAGGTATTTGTGGATTGATATGTTCATATTTAGGTGTCAGGATTCAGGGGTTAGGGGCAAGTACGGTTTTCATTTCGCCTTGGGCAATGAGGGTATCACCTATAAAGGTTTGCATTGTTACGAGGGTTACATCCATAAACTCTTGCTGGATAGTGATGTGTGTTTTGAGCGTGTCACCTACTTTGGGTAGCGATTGTATCTCTATGTTTTTAATCGCTCCTATATACCCCATAGGAGCAGGTTTTCCGTTGAGATAGTAGTAATAACCTTTGTGCAAGGCAATGCTTTGGGCAATGTGCTCTATGAGTCCGCTTTCTAAGAATATCTCTTGCTGTACAAAGAGGTTGCTAGGGATAATGGTGAGCCCTGCCACTCCCTCGGTGGGGGTATATTCCCAAAGAGCATCTACCATTACAATGGGATTGCGCTGGGGTATAAGAGTGAGAATTTTGTTTTTATCTGTAATTGGTAAAACCATAGTTAAACAACCTTTAAAAAAGCATAAGAATAGGAGAATCTAGCGCTCTCGGGAACTGATAGCAACACGGTATCGCCCGTTTTGAGTTTGCCTGAGTGCATCAAGGCTTCTAACATCAAATAAGCGGAAGCCGAGCCTACATTGCCTACTTCGGGGAGATTGATAAACCAACGTTCTAACGGAAGGTCGATACCTACTGTTTTGAGGGCTTCATACAGGCGTTCTTTGAAATAACAAGACGAGATATGAGGCAAGAAATAGGTAATATCATCTGCTGATAGTTGGTGTTTATCTAAGGTAGCGCGCATACTTTCAGCGCCTTTTAGCAAAATATTCTCATTGAGTAGCTTCACATCTTGCTTGATAGCAAAAATAGATTCACTCAGCCACGCTTCGGCAGGGTATTCACTCCAAGCCTTGAGGTTACCATCGGGGAGCTTGTCGCCACCAGCATACATACACGCTTCGAGCTCGTGAGCATACGAATAAGCATCCATCCACTCTATTTGCAAAGCACCTTCACGCGGTTTGTTTTCTAACAGAAAAGCCCCAGCGCCATCGGAGAGCATAAAGCGCAAGAAATCTTTTTTAAAGGCAATGGCTGGGTGAGCTTCCAACTCGGCTAAGAGTTGTACTTCGTTTTCGTATTTATCGGCACGCAACCACGCCGATACACGTTCAGAGCCCGTGCATACTGCATTCACACTATTGTCTGCCTTTACTGATAAGTAACCAAATTTAAGTGCATTCATTCCTGAGTTGCACACCCCTGAAGAGGCATTCAGTTCTACTGAGTGTCCGCCCAAGATTCCGTGTACCATAGAGGTGTGCGAGGGCAAGAGCACATCGGGGGTAGAGGTACCGCAAGAGAGCACCTCGATAGTATCCCAAGGCACTTCGCCGTCCAATAGGTTTTGTACTGCCAAAGCCGTAAGTTGGGCATTGTTATGAGTAGGGTTCCCTTGCTCGTCGAGGGCATAGTAACGGGTGAGAATACCATTGTTGCGGAGCACGAGGCGTCGTGCTTTAGAGGCATTTTGGTTTATGAGACCTAAGAAAGTCTCCATTTGCTCATTGCCAATGGGATTGTTAGGTAAATATTTACTTGCTTTTGTTATATAGACATTCATATTTAGGTAACAGGTAACTTACTGATATTAGTGATTTCTATTTTTTAATGTGTTAAGTTTGTGTATCTACTCCCAACCCATCATTCCTTTTGATTACTGACGATAATTTTACTTTGGCAAAGGTTGAAACTTCGGAAGAGTTTACAATACTACCCTAAGTATCAATTGTCAATTCTCAATTATCAATTGTTTCACCTCTCTCTCTACTTTCCAAAAGAACAATGGATAAGTGAGCCAATACAGTAGCCATACTATGGGCATTAGCACCCAAATAGCGATATACAGATAGATACGGAAGCATTTCAGCAGGAATTTGCGTTTCTTACTGCCGTAAATCATCTTTGCCCAGATGCCGAAAAGGCGGTTGCCTTTCTTCTCTGCCGAAAGGAGAAAACGCTTGTAATGCACACCTCCGTGGGCTACTATTTCTTGTTGCAATCCTGTGTAATCACCTGTTTGCAGGTGAGGGGCAATGAGCGTACCATATACGCTCGCGCCTTGTATGTCTTTATCGGCAACGCCCGCTTTGGGGAACACACCGAGATAGCGTTTGTTCTTGTCGCCCGAAAAGAGCCACTGTACAATGGTAATCACGCTGATATGATTGTGGTGCCTATCGGTAAGGGCAATATTGCCCACTAAGTGCGCCCCACAGTCGGTTAAGAGTTTTTTTACTTTCTGGTGTGCCATTACCCACATATTGCGGCTACCCGACACAGTAATTACAGGTTTGCCTCGTAACAGTTGCTTACCTGCTTCACTCTGCAAAAAGGAATTAAACGGAATAGAAGGCGACAAATACCACACTTGGTAGCCTAATATCACCAAATCGTAATCGGTATGTGCCAGCTGAAAAGGCTTTAAGGGCTGGGGTATTTGCAAATACGACTCTGGGAAAGCTCCAAAAAACGCCTCGTCTGTCCACGGAAAAGGAAAAGGTTCTGCCGTATCAATAGGCAAAAAGTCGATAGTTACCTCCGTGAGTGGGGATAGTACACTATCGATAATCTCTTTGAGTTGCCCCGATTGGGTGTAATATACTACCAATACGCGTTTCATTGTTCATCCCAAAAGTTGAAATAATTAAACCATTGTAGCGGATACTTTCGTAGCATTTGCTCCATATTCTCGGTATAAGCGTCGAGTAGCGCTTGGGCATCGCGACTTTTCACTTCAGCTACTTGGGCATACAAGTGGTAATGCAATCTACTTTCCTTCATCACATAAACGAAAAGCACCGGCACTTTCAAGCGCGAGGCTATAAAGAAAGGACCTGCGGGGAAGGTAGCTTCTGCGCCCAACAGCGTTCCTTTGAGCGAACGCACGCCCTCAAAATATCGGTCTCCCGTGAAACACACTATTTTGTTGTCGCCAATAGCATCGTTGATTTTGAAGATATGCGACATATCTTCTTTCACATAGATAAACTGATTCGAGGGTTTATTTTTAGAAATCGACTCCAAATACTCCTTGATTACCGAGTGTTCCATATCGGTAGTTACGGTGCTTATCTTCAAATCAATATCTATTTTCCTGAAAAAAGGTTCAGCAATTTCAAAGTTGCCTATGTGTGCGGAAATAAGTATTCCGCTCTGTTGTTCGTCTAATAGTTTATGTAAGCTTTCTACTCCATCAAACTCATAAGTAAATTTCTCTTCCAAGCCTGCCAAGATAGCAATCTTATCAATAATAGTTTGCCCGAAAGTAAAATAATTTAAGTACAAGTTCACTACCGCTCTCAGAGGCGAATAGCCCAAGCGGTGACGGAAATAGTAATACATATAGCCATTGGAGCGCCGCTCAAACAAAAAGTAGTAGAACGCTACAAAGATGAGCAAAGCATAAGCAGCATAAATACCCAAGTGTTTCATCAGCCACACAAAGATACTATAGCCTAATACGGTACCCTTAGACTTGCCTTGCCATTTCGTTTTGGCTTGTTCGTTAGCGTGCATTCACTTTATTTTCTAGGGTAGTATAAAAGTCGTTGAAGGTTACGATAGGCTTAAAATCGGCTTCTACCAATTTCACACCAAATTCTTGTTCAATCAGCACCACCAAATCCACATAATCAAGGCTATCTAATCCTAACGATTCGCGGAAGTTTGCCTCAGGGGCAATCACACTGGCTTCTACTTCAAATTCCTCAACAAAAATACGAGTAGTAAGGTCTATAATCTCCTGTCTGTTCATTCTTCTTTTTATTAGCTAATACTTTTAAGGGGCAAAGATACGAATATTTTGTCAATAACCAATTTTCCTAACAAACATCATCTCGCAAAAAGCCCAAAACTACATCGTTATAATCGAACAACCCTCTGAAAAGTCACTTTTGCGTCACACACTTTGCCAAAGTTTAAACCTCCAGCCCCTCTCTTTCCGAGAACTTCTCCCGAGCCTCTCCATTTTTCCCCAACAACCCATACTAATTTAACGTCAGTTCTATATATATATCAATACTGATTTACAGTTGTGTTTATATTGTAATCTGTGAAATCCAGCAACGCAGTTGCCAATTCGTGTCCATCACATTTGTCAATTATCAATTGTCAATTGTCAAATGAAAGACTATCCGTGCAATCCGTGTAATCTGTGTGAGATTTTCAGACAATTTGTAGCCTATTTGTTTGATTTTTTTAAAAATTTGTAAGATTTCTGTAGCGCAAGCTACACTTTTCTTACGTCGAACTCACGTTAATTTGCTAACCTCCAAATTTCCTAATTTTCTAATTTGCCAATTCTCTAATTATCCCTTCTCCTTTCCGTCGCTACATTCCCCCTCTCCTTGGGAGAAGTCTCCGAATAGGAGAGTATGTGAACGGGGTGAGGATTCTCTTTCTTTCGCCTCGAAACCCCATTTTTGGCATTTTTAGCATTGTTGTATTAAGCTATTAATCAATTTTTTACACACCCTTTCTATACCAATCGTCCAAGATTCGTATAAGCTTCCTATAAGCTCTCTATAAGCTACCCCCACCCTTCTCATAGCCTTTTTTCACCAAAAACCCTCCCTCTCCTCTTCCGAATCTCTCCGATATCTTCCGAAAGTTCAGAACTTCTCTAAGATTCTCCCAAAACTCCGACGAACCTCTCTCCCCATTTCACAAGGCGCAGCCTTGATTTTGTTAAATTTTTATTTAATTTCTGAGGCATAGCCTCATTCCTCTAACTCAAGCTCGCACCTCATTTCCTCATTCTCTAATTTTCTAATTTTCTCATTTCCTCATTTCCTCATTCTCTCATTTCCTCATTCCCTCATTTTCTCATTCCCCCATTCCTTTCACACAAATATTTCTCCCCTTTTTATTCGTATTTCATAATTATTTCTTATCTTTGCCCCATCTATTCCTCATATCCTAACATCTAATAATTAAAACATTATGAAAAAAACACTTTTTTCAGTGCTCTCACTGATGGCGTTTAGCCCTCTGTTATGGGCACAAGAAACTGAAATGATTACCCATCCACAAAGCCAATACCAAAAGGCAGTGGAACTCTACAATCGCAAGCTCTATCAGCCTGCACAGAACCTGTTCCGAAAAGAACAAACCTCCAATCCCGATAGAGCTATCCAAACCCAAAGTGAATATTACGTAGCCACTATTGCCGCTATCCTTAATCAAGACGGAGCCGATGCGCTGGTGAATAACTTTATCGT is from Capnocytophaga ochracea DSM 7271 and encodes:
- a CDS encoding beta-ketoacyl-ACP synthase III, whose translation is MNVYITKASKYLPNNPIGNEQMETFLGLINQNASKARRLVLRNNGILTRYYALDEQGNPTHNNAQLTALAVQNLLDGEVPWDTIEVLSCGTSTPDVLLPSHTSMVHGILGGHSVELNASSGVCNSGMNALKFGYLSVKADNSVNAVCTGSERVSAWLRADKYENEVQLLAELEAHPAIAFKKDFLRFMLSDGAGAFLLENKPREGALQIEWMDAYSYAHELEACMYAGGDKLPDGNLKAWSEYPAEAWLSESIFAIKQDVKLLNENILLKGAESMRATLDKHQLSADDITYFLPHISSCYFKERLYEALKTVGIDLPLERWFINLPEVGNVGSASAYLMLEALMHSGKLKTGDTVLLSVPESARFSYSYAFLKVV
- a CDS encoding NADPH-dependent FMN reductase family protein, with product MKRVLVVYYTQSGQLKEIIDSVLSPLTEVTIDFLPIDTAEPFPFPWTDEAFFGAFPESYLQIPQPLKPFQLAHTDYDLVILGYQVWYLSPSIPFNSFLQSEAGKQLLRGKPVITVSGSRNMWVMAHQKVKKLLTDCGAHLVGNIALTDRHHNHISVITIVQWLFSGDKNKRYLGVFPKAGVADKDIQGASVYGTLIAPHLQTGDYTGLQQEIVAHGGVHYKRFLLSAEKKGNRLFGIWAKMIYGSKKRKFLLKCFRIYLYIAIWVLMPIVWLLYWLTYPLFFWKVEREVKQLIIEN
- a CDS encoding LpxL/LpxP family acyltransferase — translated: MHANEQAKTKWQGKSKGTVLGYSIFVWLMKHLGIYAAYALLIFVAFYYFLFERRSNGYMYYYFRHRLGYSPLRAVVNLYLNYFTFGQTIIDKIAILAGLEEKFTYEFDGVESLHKLLDEQQSGILISAHIGNFEIAEPFFRKIDIDLKISTVTTDMEHSVIKEYLESISKNKPSNQFIYVKEDMSHIFKINDAIGDNKIVCFTGDRYFEGVRSLKGTLLGAEATFPAGPFFIASRLKVPVLFVYVMKESRLHYHLYAQVAEVKSRDAQALLDAYTENMEQMLRKYPLQWFNYFNFWDEQ
- a CDS encoding phosphopantetheine-binding protein encodes the protein MNRQEIIDLTTRIFVEEFEVEASVIAPEANFRESLGLDSLDYVDLVVLIEQEFGVKLVEADFKPIVTFNDFYTTLENKVNAR